From one Cucurbita pepo subsp. pepo cultivar mu-cu-16 unplaced genomic scaffold, ASM280686v2 Cp4.1_scaffold000399, whole genome shotgun sequence genomic stretch:
- the LOC111785194 gene encoding protein ELF4-LIKE 3-like isoform X3, with amino-acid sequence MEGETLSSGGMGNGRQMDGKMAHTFQKNFVQVQNILDQNRLLINEINQNHESKMPDNLARNVGLIRELNNNIRRVVDLYAHLSASFTKSMEASSEGNSAAKPGHKRNRPPP; translated from the coding sequence atgGAGGGGGAGACATTGTCATCAGGAGGAATGGGGAATGGAAGGCAGATGGATGGGAAAATGGCTCACACATTTCAGAAGAATTTCGTTCAAGTTCAGAACATTTTGGATCAAAACAGATTGCTGATCAATGAAATTAACCAAAATCACGAGTCCAAAATGCCCGACAACCTCGCCAGAAACGTGGGCTTGATTCGCGAGCTTAACAACAACATCAGAAGGGTTGTTGATTTGTACGCCCATCTCTCTGCTTCCTTCACCAAATCCATGGAGGCTTCCTCCGAAGGAAACTCCGCCGCCAAGCCTGGCCACAAGCGCAACCGCCCTCCGCCGTAG